The region CACAGCCCGACGACCGTCAGCGCTACGACGACCAGCTGGACGACTGGCCCGCCTCCTATCATTACGTGGACCGAGCAGCGGCGCAGTTATGAAGGTTCGTGAGGGCTCCAGACGGTACCAGGGTCTGAATCACCACGCCAAATTCCAGTCGTTGCGGTGCTGTAGCATACGGCGGCCGCAGGCCGCCGTTTCACCGGAATCGAGGCCGAAGGCCGAGATTCCGGCCTTTTTCGCCCACGTTTTTCAAGGAGCCCTCTCCGCAGCGAGCCGCAGGCTCGCGAGGAAGGGCGACGCTGAAAAAGGTGGTACGTCAGGACTGGGAGTGAGCGAACCCTCCGGGTTCGCGAACGCCGAGAGACGAGCGGCGCTCGTCTCTCGGAATTTGAACAGATGGGAGACGTTCCGGGGTGCTCGCTTCGCTCCCGGGGCTGCGACTCCCGTGCTCAAATCCCAGCCGGCCGCTTCGCTCCCGGGGCTGCGACTCCCGTGCTCAAATCCCAGCCGGCCGCTTCGCTCCCGGGGCTGCGACTCCCGTGCTCAAATCCCAGCCGGCCGCTTCGCTCCTCGCGTATTGCTCGGGGCAGAAGACGCCAGGACTGGGATTTGAACCCAGAATCCCGAAAGGGAACACGCTTTCCAGGCGTGCGCCTTACCGTTCGGCCATCCTGGCTCATCGGAGTGTCCGAGGGCGGTCGGTTAAGGGCTTTCGTTTCCGGGCAGACGGCCGTGGGCCGCGTAGGTGAGCGCTGTGGCACCGACCAGCACGACGATCGTGACACCGGCTTTCGCGCCGAGCGTGACCCGCAGGTCGGCAAGCAGCTCGTACCCCTGCAGCAAGACGAGGAAGGCCAGCGCGGCGACGACGCCCCACAGCAGGCTCGACTTGGTGCGAAGGTCCATCAGCGGACGGCGACGGCCTCGATCTCGACGGCGACGCCCTTCGGGAGCGCGTCGACCCCGACGGCCGAGCGGGCGGGCGGTTCCTCGTCGAAGAAGTCGGCGTAGGTGTCGTTCATGGCGTCGAAATCGTCGATGTCGTCGAGGAAGACAGTGACTTTCAACACGTCGTCCATCCCCGCGCCGGCCTCGTCGAGGACGGCCGCGACGTTTGCGAGCGCCTGCTCGGTCTGGGTGGCGACCGGTGCGTCGTCGAGCAGCTCACCGTCGGGAGTCAGCGGAATCTGGCCGGCGGTAAAGACGAGGTCGTCGGTCGCCGTCGCCTGGCTGTACGCGCCGACGGCGGCGGGCGCGTCGTCGGTGTGGACGATGTCTTTCATGCCTGAGAGGGGGCCCGCGAAGCCTATAAAACCGCCGTCAGACCAGCACTTCGACGGGGTAGCCGCGGTCGCGCAGCGCGGCGAGCAACTGGTCGACGTGGTCGGGACCGCGGGTTTCGAGGTCCAGTTCGACCTCGGCGTCGTTCATCGCCACGTCGCGGTTGGTGCGGTCGTGCTCGATGGCGTAGATGTTGACCTGCTGGGCCGAGAGCACGCCGACGAGTTCCTCCAGCGCACCGGGGCGGTCCTTCAGTACCGTCTTGATGCGGAGATAGCGGCCGGTCTCGACGAGTCCGCGGACGATGACGTTCGTGAGCGTGTTCAGGTCGATGTTGCCCCCACACAGCGCCGGGACGATGACTTCGTCGTCGTCGTAGTCGAACTTCGACTCCACGACGGCGGCGAGCGCGACGGCGCCGGCCCCCTCGGCGAGGGTCTTCGAGCGTTCCAGCAGGGTGGTGAGCGCCACGGCTATCTCCGAGTCCGAGACGGTCACCACGCTGTCGACGCGGTCGCGGATGACCTCGAAGGTGTGCTCGCCCACGGTCCGGGTGGCGATGCCGTCGGCGATGGTCTCGACGCTGTCGCGTTCGATTCGCTCGCCCTTGCGCAGCGACTCCGCCACGCTGGAGGCCCCCTCGGCCTGGACGCCGACGACGCGAATCGAGGGGTCCATCCCCTTCAGCGCGGTGGCGATGCCGCTGATGAGCCCCCCGCCGCCGATGGGGACCACGACGGTATCGACCTCGGGGAGTTCGTCGTAGATTTCCAGCCCGATGGTCCCCTGGCCGGCCATCACGTAGTCGTCGTCGAAGGCGTGGACGTAGGTCCGGCCCTCCTCGCGCTCTATCTCGTGGGCGCGTTCAGCGGCCTCGTCGTAGTCCTCGCCGTACAGCACCACGTTCCCCCCGTAGCTCCGGGTCGCCTTCACCTTCGAGATGGGCGCGTGTTCGGGCATCACGATGGTCGAGTCGACGCCGATTCGGGTGGCCGCCAGCGCGACGCCCTGGGCGTGGTTGCCGGCGCTCGCGGTGACGACGCCGTTCTCGCGCTGTTCGTCCGACAGCGTCGCGATGCGGTTGGTGGCACCACGCAGCTTGAACGAGCCGGTGCGCTGGAACAGTTCGAGTTTCAGATGGACCTCGGCACCGGTCATCGCGGAGAAGGTGTGAGAGTACTCCAGCGGCGTCTGCCGTGTGGTCTCGGCGACCCGGTCCCTGGCCGCCTGCACGTCCTCTACAGAGAGCATAGCACCGGCTACTGGGCGTGGCGAGTTATACATAGTGCACGGTGAGTCCCTACCCTTTCGGGAGTGAAACGAAGCCGTCCGCTTCGTGCAACAACCCCAGAAGAACGGGAAGAGAGGCTCGAAACCCACGGTCACCAGTTCGCACGTCGTCTCCGACGAACGCATTACGACGACTACATCTCCCTCCTAGAACCGACGGTCGCATGGAAGGCGACCAGATCCTG is a window of Halomicroarcula saliterrae DNA encoding:
- a CDS encoding Rid family detoxifying hydrolase produces the protein MKDIVHTDDAPAAVGAYSQATATDDLVFTAGQIPLTPDGELLDDAPVATQTEQALANVAAVLDEAGAGMDDVLKVTVFLDDIDDFDAMNDTYADFFDEEPPARSAVGVDALPKGVAVEIEAVAVR
- the ilvA gene encoding threonine ammonia-lyase — encoded protein: MLSVEDVQAARDRVAETTRQTPLEYSHTFSAMTGAEVHLKLELFQRTGSFKLRGATNRIATLSDEQRENGVVTASAGNHAQGVALAATRIGVDSTIVMPEHAPISKVKATRSYGGNVVLYGEDYDEAAERAHEIEREEGRTYVHAFDDDYVMAGQGTIGLEIYDELPEVDTVVVPIGGGGLISGIATALKGMDPSIRVVGVQAEGASSVAESLRKGERIERDSVETIADGIATRTVGEHTFEVIRDRVDSVVTVSDSEIAVALTTLLERSKTLAEGAGAVALAAVVESKFDYDDDEVIVPALCGGNIDLNTLTNVIVRGLVETGRYLRIKTVLKDRPGALEELVGVLSAQQVNIYAIEHDRTNRDVAMNDAEVELDLETRGPDHVDQLLAALRDRGYPVEVLV